A stretch of DNA from Arachis hypogaea cultivar Tifrunner chromosome 19, arahy.Tifrunner.gnm2.J5K5, whole genome shotgun sequence:
AAAATATGAATCCCTTTCAACTAGTCCTTGCATCTTTTTTATGTCAGCATGTCTCTAAGACCTTTACATGTATAAGAACATGGCCTCCACAGATATCTTAGTCGGAATCCATCTCTCGGAACGGTAATGGAACCGTCTTCACTGCGCGGTAACGACCAACATTGTTTAGATGTTCATTCTCCAACCTATGCATACAATTTATCAAATTTATTAACCACTTAACAAGGATActcaatgaaaaaaaataaaaatcatttagTTATTCTAAATGAGATAAATGTACCTGTAGAAATTCCAATGGCCTCTTCTAATAACCTCAAGTGAAGCTAACAGAAACTCGAGTAGACGCGATTGAACTCGCCCCACTTTAAAATGCAGGATAGTTTCCACCCATGTTAATCTTAGTACAACATTTAAGGCCTGCAATCCAAAGATCATTCAAAAAacttactcatattttgtaagcTGTAACATTCAAATTCAGAAAGAGGTAAAGAGAAGAACTTACAATAGACATATAGTATATGCTTTTATTCTTCAAAATTAGATCATCTCTAAGCCAAGGATTTTTGGAGTTAGGATTAAGAAACCCCCAATCCTTGATGAAATCCCAGTATAATTGATAAACTGTGGCTACAGTGGAAGTGATCAAGACTATAACAAACCATAGATGGTTATCTTGTCTGCTATATGTTACTCTAGCCCCTGCTGCTACCATTGCTGAAACATACTTTCCCATGTTCTTCAAATGATTAACATCACTGTCATCGAACCACCTTCTTGCACACTATGtattaatgaaaattaaaacatgaatatTAGTTTCCTAATATGTTTCTAAAAGGAATTTCTTGTTATTGATCGATAACCAAGCTTACTTGCAACGCACGCCAATAATAAGGCATGAATGAGATGATATAAGTTATTTCCATGTATAGCCTTCCAGAATGGCAGGCCTCAGGATTGTGTGTTTTGAAAATCGTAGCGAAAAAGTGACAACTTGTAGTTTCTAAATGCCTCAGCAATGGAATCTGTATCCATAAGATACATGTTAATTACAAttcataacgtaaaaaaaaaaaaaaaaaaatcaaataaaaataacaggATTATACCTGGCTAGTTAGTTGGTCAGCCATAAAAAAATCTACTAGTAGAACCTGAAGAAATCACAGATTAAATCGAATAATGATGCAAAGTTTAGTCTTAGAACATCTATAAATCTATACCAAAAGCTCAATTGAAGAACTTCCTTTACCTTATAAAATGGAGAGCATGCTATGTTACGAAGAACACGGATGAAGCAATATCGAGTGGGGCGATAGAAAAAATCAAAAGGACAAATGAGCAGCATTATGAAAACCTGAATATCAATTATCACATCAGCAGAAAGACTAATAAACTGTCTCTAAGTAACTAACAAGAAAAATGAATATTAGACCAACCaaaagaagaattccaggaatggCATCAACTTGAGAAGGCGAAAATCCTGCAGCTCTTAAGAGTAAGTGTATAACCATTGCTCCAACCACCGTTGTCATGAGAGAAGTGCATATGAGGAATGCATCTCTGTGCTTGAGTGCTGTGGTTGGTGAGAATTCAAATATGAAATTGTAATTGATTCTTGTCCTCTTCCACATGAACAGGTTGCATCCGTACATAAACAAGTGCAAGCTTAGCAATGCAAACACACTGCACAAATGCAAAcactgttttagttaaaaatgcGTGATGATCAAATTAATTAACATAATATGAATCACCTGAAGACAGGGTAAACTGTTTCCATATATCTTGGCTCTTTGCTTGGAGAGAATATACCACACAAATGGGCCAAGATTGCATATACACAAAACAACGATACAAAGCAACCTGTAGATAACCCTGCAAACATACCAAACAATTGCTAATAAgctctttaattaattttcttatcCAAATTTCAGTCTAGGTCTACACCAGGCCCAAATTAGTAATTTACCACGTTTTATATGCtcttaacatttctcttttttatttgtaaaagcaTACACTAAATTCTTTTGAGACTagcattatatataatatctgatatatatgtttgtatttgataaaatataacaATCGCATCTCGTAaggatatgataaaaaaattttctgaAAAAATTAGTATTCTAATGGTGGTTAaccattttatatataattaagttGAGTTTATGGTCGCTATCATTATAGTGGTGGTGTGTGCTGTAACTATATAATTTTGACCACGTTTAAAAAATGTTACtaaaatcaaaattatatttttaatatttaaaaatatttttttataaaaacgtgttattttaatttttagcaatatttttaaatattattaaaagtatATAGCTACTATAACGATAAGCAGCATAGCATACAGCATTCCATTATATTTTtaccaacttctgccaactcttatttataactgtgtttaataaaagtgtctttgtgaatatgtctaataaaaatgtcttttttatgacTATGTTTAatatctctttatatatgtgtttaaaatataataattaattattattggcaATAAATTAGCAAATAATATATTGGTACCTATACTTTTCTTACTATTTATCATGTATGATATCATTTAATTGTTAGTGAACATATGTGAAGTATTAATatggagaaattaaagagaaagaagATTTACCGACAAGGAAGGTGACCATATGAGAATCTTTATTTTGTTGCGGTCTTAAAAACTTCATTGCCTTTTTCCTATCATTGTTGGCAAAGTGCTTTGTGAATATGGATTCCACTTCATCCATTAGTCTAACAACCTTTtaaaccaaataataataattattatatataaaatggtTAACCACTAATTTGAATATTATGTAAAAAATGGTTAACCACTAATTTGAATATTATGTAACGACACCAAGAGAATTTGATGAGGAGACCTAATTCAAAAGGTACATTAAAAATTTGAACACAATAttgatgttttcttttctttttccttttagcAAACTTTTAAAATGAAAGGGGTTAGCTAGGAATTGAAGAAACCAATATAATATATGTATACCTTATCAGAACTAACGAAATGAGATCTCTTCACTTCTTTCAAATAATTTGCTGAAGCTTTTTGGCAAGACACCTGCTCAATTAGATTGCCACATGCATATATTTGTTCATTTTCATAGGAATTTAAGTTAAATTATAGTAGCTAGATTAGACatgcaaaattattaattaaaactaGTAGGTTCTAAATTATCAAAGCCAAGGAAGTGAATTAAATAGTTCATGGATTTACATGTAATATAATCACCCTAATCTGCAGCAGAGGCATTATTGATTAGCAATAAAGTTTTACTGCATTGATTGAACTTTCTTGTGTATGTgtgtctctatatatatatatattttattaatgatTATATTGTCTTTCTAcccagaaaaaaaagagagagactaCATTATCTTGTATAATCAAGGTTATTAGAACCGACTTcatcaataataaaaaaggaaagtATATGTAGCTAATAGAATATTTGTACTATGTGTATAATGGAGGTTTacggagtattagagatataatcattagtgttatttttttccATCAGTATAAACTTCTAGGATGAGTGGTATCaggtacacattgtacaaatattctattagCTTCTAGCAGGACTCTAATAAAAATCTATCCAGTATTAGAGTTGTATATGTATAAAAATGATGATATTTGAAGATAATCacttaaaaataatctatgacatgAAACTATTTcttacaaaaattgaaaaatttaataagttgatggttatattttaaacacgttattataaaaatattgaaaaaaaatttttaggatCAACAAAAATcgaattctaaatttttagattATAAAAATTTGATACCATATTATAAAATGTCTTctgaaaattaataaattaataaaaagagacacataaataattatatttttaatatatattttaataaaaatttactcTTAAGTcagtgaaaacaaagaaaaattactaGATATATACGTTGGTACTTAGCCATTgaaatctaattatatttataattagtcCACTtagataattaaaaatctaattaatcgTCTACCAAAAAGATCTATATCATAAAATCATTCAATTCGCTGACGGTAGAATCATCATATGTGTTTTTTAATTTGTGTGGCAATATAATTTGTGCCTAAAGAGTTTACTGCAATAACATTTGATCAAAAGAAAGGTAATTAAAAGTGCCCTCTATGCACTAGTAACCAGTAAAAATTGAATATCTAAGAACTCTTCGTGACTATGACTTAcagttatatattaattaaattctaataGATATTTATGTACTTAAGtagcatttatttttttaagacaGAAGACAGATATAACaaatgtttaaaaaatatttaaaggtAGAAATATAAACATTAAATACATTatctttaaaacaatttttttatatttttgtgtcaaCTTTTTTATGGAGGATAATGAtaaacacaaaatttaaaaaagtggacacgatttttttaatgaatttttttttgttcaaagatattttttattattctactattatcccttcttatttttcttaatttgaaCTTCTtctgtcaccaaaaaaaaaattgaacttcTTCTCTATTCACTATTcagtgttctttttcttttttttttttcaggtactctttttttttttttgtagaattttttaCTTAATTGGATAATTCCTTTTTTCTTATATTATCCTTATTAACTAATTCTTCTCGTATGTACTCTTACTTATTCTCATTTtctattaaattagtttatatttgatgtagaaaatttggaattaaatgactattttaattattttatataatattttaattttatatatatattcaaacttAATATTAGATATTATATTAGTGTTTTATATACCATATTTAAACATAATATacaaagaataatttttaatgtCTTTATTCTATTATTGTTTCTGTCTCAATATCCTATTCTATTATGTCTCCAAAAACAAATGCAACCATAGACTTGTGttgtcaaaaaaattatatatcctcGATTAATTTATATACCTTGTCACATACATTATAGATGTGTGAAATTATAACAGATGCACTATGATTATTAATATAGGAATTGTGTGTTAAAAGTATATCCCCTgtgaagcaagaaattaaagtatttgaaataaaaatatgatCAATAATCGATCACCCAAGGAGGGAAATGAGAAGAGATATAGTTGCATTGTGTCACTATCTTAAAGTCATGTGTCGTGTGAGACACATATATAGTTGCCTTTGGAAATTAAGTTGATTTTCAATCATGGAGAGAtggttattatttaattaagatCCTCACAACCTTCATGTGGTTGAAGACTAGTAGTTTTCAAGTgcttaattagtttttttttggtgactgagtGCTTAATTAGTTTGAAACATGCTTAATGATGTCActattatttagattatttttgggtaaagtatattttttatcctttaaatttgacaaaagttttaaaaatactcctaagttttattttgtttcaattt
This window harbors:
- the LOC112777268 gene encoding phosphate transporter PHO1, yielding MVKFSKELEAQLIPEWKEAFVNYWQLKKQIKRIRLSRLPTKPPHAAQLFAGVDFGRSIFDSLRSIAANLADNLRPSYDDDNLTVIQVRRKTVKGSEEEIYETELAQLFSEEDEVRVFFESLDEELNKVNQFYKKQESEFMERGDTLNKQLQILLDLKTIISNRRWFKSSNPSSNSASFSHSPSRNSDYSERFGGESDETNSEVSSQTEEVITTLEKNGINLVNSGMRGKKTKKGKPKMGMRIDVPATNPTRAITAITSMLLEDLVNNPTTTGGDFIFKRKIQSAEKMIRSAFVELYRALGLLKTYSSLNTIAFSKILKKFDKVSCQKASANYLKEVKRSHFVSSDKVVRLMDEVESIFTKHFANNDRKKAMKFLRPQQNKDSHMVTFLVGLSTGCFVSLFCVYAILAHLCGIFSPSKEPRYMETVYPVFSVFALLSLHLFMYGCNLFMWKRTRINYNFIFEFSPTTALKHRDAFLICTSLMTTVVGAMVIHLLLRAAGFSPSQVDAIPGILLLVFIMLLICPFDFFYRPTRYCFIRVLRNIACSPFYKVLLVDFFMADQLTSQIPLLRHLETTSCHFFATIFKTHNPEACHSGRLYMEITYIISFMPYYWRALQCARRWFDDSDVNHLKNMGKYVSAMVAAGARVTYSRQDNHLWFVIVLITSTVATVYQLYWDFIKDWGFLNPNSKNPWLRDDLILKNKSIYYMSIALNVVLRLTWVETILHFKVGRVQSRLLEFLLASLEVIRRGHWNFYRLENEHLNNVGRYRAVKTVPLPFREMDSD